In Paralichthys olivaceus isolate ysfri-2021 chromosome 13, ASM2471397v2, whole genome shotgun sequence, the following are encoded in one genomic region:
- the LOC138413479 gene encoding uncharacterized protein isoform X2 yields MKNTFVCNESMIISIPIGNLKDAGAVHLMPEKFSCVFKDSYKVFVINGKPKPLGAAQAIAGVFLCTLGLIVSEVMPYTLPCVLAKLSLSLNIISFFWSIAAIALSVFFIILSNDHQHHTTTVFRGVSGLIMGLLVVECFLALFLIYWLSKAVCRQHFNTLPIILLKHGD; encoded by the exons ATGAAGAACACGTTTGTGTGCAATGAATCGATGATCATCTCGATTCCCATCGGGAACCTAAAGGATGCTGGAGCGGTTCACCTGATGCCAGAGAAATTCAGCTGTGTGTTCAAAGATTCCTACAAGGTCTTTGTTATCAACGGGAAACCAAAACCTCTGGGA gCAGCTCAAGCCATCGCTGGTGTGTTTCTTTGCACTCTTGGTCTGATTGTGAGCGAAGTGATGCCCTACACTTTACCCTGTGTTCTG GCGAAGCTGTCGCTCTCTCTGAACATCATCAGCTTCTTCTGGTCAATTGCGGCGATCGCTCTCAGCGTGTTCTTCATCATCTTATCAAATGACCACCAACACCACACTACCACG GTGTTCAGAGGAGTCAGTGGACTGATAATGGGTCTGCTGGTTGTTGAATGTTTTCTCGCCCTGTTCTTGATCTACTGGTTAAGCAAAGCTGTTTGCAGGCAACACTTCAACACTTTG cccaTCATACTACTGAAACATGGAGACTGA
- the LOC138413478 gene encoding urokinase plasminogen activator surface receptor-like, with amino-acid sequence MHLFLIFGIVLLPKASTLKCFECLPGGSGSCRDTEKECPFQGAQCGALRVVTYAGDLKVSDINAKTCVTAEQCVEGSLNFGVSRTYITSKCCTSELCNTQFAPEPQKSNPNGKKCFSCDGKSCTGTVNCEGNEDHCISTTVDLGGEKTTMKGCGSSMMCSGAQTAEIAGVIKAELTCCQGNFCNSAISTRAGLLLLVAPLIASVMFS; translated from the exons atGCATCTCTTCCTGATCTTTGGGATTGTGCTTCTCCCGAAAg CCTCCACTTTAAAGTGTTTTGAGTGTTTACCTGGAGGGTCAGgatcctgcagagacacagaaaaagaatGTCCATTCCAGGGTGCTCAGTGTGGCGCCCTGAGAGTCGTCACATATGCAG GTGATTTGAAAGTCAGCGACATCAATGCGAAAACCTGTGTTACGGCCGAACAGTGTGTTGAGGGCTCGCTCAACTTTGGAGTCAGCAGAACGTACATTACCAGCAAGTGTTGCACCTCTGAGCTCTGCAACACTCAATTTGCACCAG AGCCCCAGAAATCCAATCCCAATGGTAAAAAGTGCTTCAGCTGTGATGGAAAATCGTGCACTGGAACTGTAAACTGTGAGGGGAATGAGGACCACTGCATTTCAACCACAG TGGACCTCGGGGGTGAAAAGACGACCATGAAGGGCTGTGGCTCCTCAATGATGTGCTCAGGTGCACAAACTGCAGAGATAGCAGGAGTCATTAAAGCAGAGCTGACCTGCTGTCAGGGGAACTTCTGCAACAGTGCCATCAGCACACGTGCAGGCCTCCTGCTCCTGGTGGCACCATTGATCGCTTCGGTCATGTTCTCTTAG
- the LOC138413479 gene encoding membrane-spanning 4-domains subfamily A member 4A isoform X1 yields the protein MKNTFVCNESMIISIPIGNLKDAGAVHLMPEKFSCVFKDSYKVFVINGKPKPLGAAQAIAGVFLCTLGLIVSEVMPYTLPCVLFVVSGLLSYAAGKSPHMQVAKLSLSLNIISFFWSIAAIALSVFFIILSNDHQHHTTTVFRGVSGLIMGLLVVECFLALFLIYWLSKAVCRQHFNTLPIILLKHGD from the exons ATGAAGAACACGTTTGTGTGCAATGAATCGATGATCATCTCGATTCCCATCGGGAACCTAAAGGATGCTGGAGCGGTTCACCTGATGCCAGAGAAATTCAGCTGTGTGTTCAAAGATTCCTACAAGGTCTTTGTTATCAACGGGAAACCAAAACCTCTGGGA gCAGCTCAAGCCATCGCTGGTGTGTTTCTTTGCACTCTTGGTCTGATTGTGAGCGAAGTGATGCCCTACACTTTACCCTGTGTTCTG TTTGTGGTCTCTGGTTTGCTGTCCTATGCTGCAGGAAAAAGTCCACATATGCAAGTG GCGAAGCTGTCGCTCTCTCTGAACATCATCAGCTTCTTCTGGTCAATTGCGGCGATCGCTCTCAGCGTGTTCTTCATCATCTTATCAAATGACCACCAACACCACACTACCACG GTGTTCAGAGGAGTCAGTGGACTGATAATGGGTCTGCTGGTTGTTGAATGTTTTCTCGCCCTGTTCTTGATCTACTGGTTAAGCAAAGCTGTTTGCAGGCAACACTTCAACACTTTG cccaTCATACTACTGAAACATGGAGACTGA
- the LOC138413503 gene encoding uncharacterized protein, with product MACADVNMDIQGADEESIRMNRRELPLVQQYQAAELLPEAKGPLHNLLQKQPAVLGSLQMVSGLLSVGVGIFFAVTQNMDDSLFTMFRVSHLTGVLFITAGIVSNLLFKYPQLLPLSFGINCGCIIVTMAAACLIAVDLAQWNEGHVQHLMIEVLALCVMGLEVFLSAILCFFFSKETRSKST from the exons ATGGCCTGCGCTGATGTTAACATGGATATCCAAGGAGCCGACGAAGAGTCGATCCGCATGAACAGAAGAGAGCTGCCTCTGGTGCAACAGTACCAAGCTGCAGAGCTGTTGCCAGAAGCCAAAGGGCCACTGCACAACCTCCTGCAGAAACAACCCGCTGTGCTGGGG TCTCTGCAGATGGTGAGCGGTCTCCTCAGCGTCGGAGTGGGGATTTTTTTCGCTGTGACGCAGAATATGGACGATTCCCTTTTCACCATGTTCAGAGTTTCCCACCTGACCGGAGTACTC TTCATCACTGCTGGAATTGTTTCCAACCTGCTGTTCAAATATCCACAATTACTGCCT CTGTCCTTTGGGATTAACTGTGGCTGCATCATCGTAACTATGGCTGCTGCCTGTCTGATAGCCGTCGACCTGGCTCAATGGAACGAGGGGCATGTACAGCATTTGATG ATAGAGGTGCTGGCACTTTGCGTGATGGGGCTTGAGGTTTTCCTCTCTGCGAttctctgctttttcttctcTAAAGAGACACGTTCCAAATCAACATGA